The DNA segment tgtgatGACTAAGAGGTGTTATGACTAGGGAcagaataggtgtggcttagtggttagggtggtggtTTAGTAGATTAGATAATGGATTAGgcgtgggttcgattccctcttgggggacttttcttatatttctttacaaatcagttagtgtatgtatatagttacaatTAACTCATACATGCACTTGCATACATTTTCTTCataccctcccccccccccccccctacacacacgcatagGTTTGTCCAGGAGGGCAGCTCATTGGTCCAGGGGCTTGCTCTCGGCTCGGTACAGCTGTATGGAGAGTGTCACTCCGCCATCCTGCCTGCCTCCTCCCCCTCAGACACACCCAGTGCCTCTATGGCTGCAGGGCTCCCACACTTTGCCACCGGTTTCATGCGCTGTTGGGGACGGGACACGTTTATCTCTCTCCGGGGACTTCTACTCGTGACCAGTCGATTCGAAGAGGCTCGAGACAATCTGCTGTCATTTGGAGCGTGTGTACGCCACGGCTTGATTCCAAATCTGCTCAACGGTGGCTCCAATCCTCGCTATAACTGTCGGGATGCTCCCTGGTGGTGGTTGCAGTCCATACAAGACTACTGCACTATGGCTCCCGAAGGAACCAAGATCTTGCAAGCCGACGTCCGAAAGTTGTATCGGGACGAAGATGCCCCACCTGATTTCGACTCACCTGACGTATGCCCTCTTTCGGAGATTGTCCAAGATGTTATTACATCGCACGTGCTCGGTATTAGTTTCCGTGAGCGTGGAGCGGGGACTAATTTGGATCGTGATATGTCACCGCCTGGGTTCAACGTACAGGCAGGTGTGGATGGCGCAAGTGGGTTTGTGTATGGAGGAAATGTCCATAACTGTGGAACATGGATGGATAAACTGGGAGAATCCTCATGGGCAGGCAACAAGGGTGTGCCCGCCACTTCaaggtgggtggagctagttGGGTGTTGTGTTTCGTAAAATTGTGTGTTCTGTATAATTGATAGCCTAGCTAGTATGGGTTTACTAAATTCCTATACCATATAACTGGTaggtgttttaatttggcgatttggcaGATTTTACCGAAAATTGCCTTAAAACCGAAGTTTTCTggtggacacaacgtcattgctgtagtagccacgcctgagacgccaaattaaaaactgCCAAATTTTACAGTTAAACGGTAGTGCTTTCCCGACTAAATCTGTAACTGTTTTACTGCCTCCCATGTTAATGTGTAAGGCAGCTTGTGTATTGATGAATATTACCCCTCTGTTAGGGATGGATCTGCTGTGGAGTTGGTTGGTCTGTGTTACTCTGCTGTGAGCTGGTTGTCTCGAGTGTTTAGTCAGGGAGTGTACCCATACTCTGGAGTGAAGCTACTCTCAGAGGAAGGAGGTCAGTGCATGGCAGCAGCTACTAGTCACTGTGGCTATGTATATACTTGCATGCAGTGCCTGTGTTACAGTGTACACTACACAAGTTTTAGTATTATAGCTACtaaactgtacacatgtacatgttctgCAGTATATCCTTTTTGATATAAGCAATTGACAGAAATTGCATTGTAGCTAGTACATCCTTTTTGATGTCCCCTCCAATTTCAAAAGTCTTATTCATTGTGAATCCATGCATTGCATCATACACGTGTACATATtgtataccacacacacacacacatgcagttcctCCACAAAGGCTCTCCTTTCAAGAGTGGACCAAGTCCATCAAGATCAACTTTGAGAAGCGGTTCTGGATCCCAGAGGACCTCGCCTTGGCtcaagagagagagggagatgGCAGCGGCTTCATCCATCGCAGGGGAATCTTCAAGGACATTGTCGGATCCACTCAACGATACTCGGATTATCGCCTCAGGCCTAATTTCCCCATTGCTATGGTGGTGGCCCCAGATCTGTTCACACCTGGTAATGCTTGGACTGCTCTGGGCATGGTGGAGGAGACTCTGTTAGGGCCACTAGGGGTCAAGACGCTGGACCCTCAGTAAGTACTTGTATACGTATAGTTACATGTAAGACCTAGTGTTAAatgaagcatctttgaacggccgcTTTAGTTatgttggtccaataacattaattttaagatTCATTGTACACTGAGCATTAAGAAGGTGTCTTAAAATCAATTGTCTATTTTGGACCAAAATACCGTGGTCTTCCAAAAATAGGCCTGTTCCAAATTTGAGGTTTGGGCATACCATTtaaaagagctccttctaagcttccAGGAAATCAGAAGTtgggaccatcagaactcttcaaagagccaactctagtacttCAGACCCCCCCCAATACGCACATGATGATGTAGGGCATATTGGTAGCTAGCTGTTGTGTTATTTCTTACTTGTAGTTTGTGGCATTTTCAAATTTACTAATGACTGCCTGTACTTACCTACGTGTACCTAAACTGTATTTTATTATAAATGTGTAACATTATCTGTGTTCTAGTGACCTTGTGTACAATGGCTACTACATCAACTCCGTCGACTCTGGAGACTTCAATAGTGCCAAGGGATTCAACTACCATCAAGGCCCGGTACGTAGTCCAGTTTAGAATTGCACGCTAGATGTTGTACCAAATTATAGCTAaatcagcaataataattatgtacgtatagtacatgtatctctCTGCAGCTTCCATGAgcactagtataattataattccctctgttccattgtttccttCATTAGGTTCCCCTTAGACGTATATACAAATAATGAAAACTGTCattgtgtgatgtgtgtgtgtacatgtgtgtgtgtgtgtgtacatgtgtgtagttATGGGTATATGTATGacagtgtacactgtacacagtgTGTATAGACATACAGTAGTTGTTATGCGTAActatgcacacatgcagtcatgtgcTACAGTTTCCCCATTatcttaccccccccccccacacacacacacacacacacatacacacacacaggagtggCTATGGGTGATTGGCTACTTCCTACGAGCAAGGCTCCACTTTGCCCATCGAAACGGGTTCCTCCTTGAAGAGACTATCTCATTCATCCACTCAGTGCTCAGCTCCCATGCCCAGGCTCTGAGGGACTCCCCGTGGAAGGGACTGCCAGAGCTGACCAACAAAGATGGATCGGAGTGCCCTGACTCCTGCCCCATCCAAGCCTGGTCAATGGCCACTCTGCTAGACGTGCTCCATGACCTGGAGCAGTACAGCAATTAACTAACTAACTCTTTGTTAATTTTGAACTATAGTTGTGTAGATTGTAAGATTCGTAGTATATATTATATCAATGGACATTTTAGCATCATTTCTACTAATTATACTGATATAGTGAAATTTCTAGAAGTTTCAATTTATTCCCTATTCAATAAACATTTTTTCGTTACATATTGATGGAGTGCAGAGATGCATGTAATCATGGCTTAAATAACACGAATATTATAAGCTTAAGGTTACGCTGTCGATTAATATGAATTATAAATTAAAAATGGTACTGTATTCAAGATTGTCTCTAATCATCACTATAGCTACTGTCCATTTTCCTTGaggagctcctccctgacttGAGTGAGGGCCTCACCCAGCCAGTTAGTGCCCCTCCATTGCTTCCTGTCTAGTGCCTTCTCGTTCTTAGCTCCCAGCCCAATACCCCATATTGTGTCTCTGGGGCTGGCCTCTACTAGTGTGGTACCCTTAGTGGCCAGGAGTGCCTCAAGGAGCTCCTTATTCTGGGAAAACTGCATGGAAAAAATTAAGGTGTAAAAAATGTGGATATTTAGAGTGTCTTTATAGTTGCCCGAACAGTCGATATACACAACTTGACAGACTCTAACTTCTACTATAACAGGTGAAACTCTATTTATAATTACTCAGACCTACAATAGTAGAACCTAAAACAAACGCAAGTATATAGCACATAGGGGCTGTATAGGAAGCACGTCACCAGTCTATAGCTAATATTACATTACCACCATGGGGATTATCATGgtcatacacacaccactaaGACTAGCCACCTTGGCTCTGTTTCCTTCCTTTACGACATCCCTGCATTCGCTAGTCCACCTATCTGCATTAAAGTTGGAGACACTCCTCCCGAAACTTTTCTGCTCTTTAGGAATAGTACTGGCCAGGATCTTTGCTGCCATCTCATCGTCACCAAacacaactgtgtgtgtgtgtgggggggggtggggggtgggtTAGGCGGCAACTAATCcataccatagatagagtaatCCATAGATAGAGTAATCCATAGATAGAGTAATCGGACCAGGTGGCATATATACGGCACTGGATGTAATTTtgaaagggggaggggttcgGATTAGCTAAGGgaaaataacaaaaattaaGGCGTTTCTACATCCGGTgcacatccggtgccgtataaGACACCTGATCCGAGTAATCCATGTCAATATCTACAGTAAcgtatgcatgtgtactaaTTACATCAGGTCTCACCAGCTTTCTGATGCATCATGTACTGCTCTGCACAGTTGTACTGTTGTCCCTTCACCTCAAACTGAGCCGGATGAAACTGACTGAAGGGAGTGTCAGTACCATAAAAAAATGTGAAAACCTCCTCCCCAGTTTTCGAGGTCCCTGTGGTGACTCCCAATGGTTCCTTCTTCCTCGACTTCCTAGTACCAGGAACTGGAGCGCTAGCAGTGGCCATGGCTGACTTTAGACGGATAACAGGAAGCTGTATCAAAGTTCTAATACATAGTAGTCTTGACGCCAGCACTGTGAATAGCTTCTGATTTTGCTGGGCTCAGATGTAGCTAGCTCATTCAagtaggggggtggggcttgtttTCTGCAGATGCAGCAAGTGGGCAGGGCTGTGGAGAAAGGTCACCACCGCAGCAGTATAatatagtacagtacacagagAGAGAAGTCTTCAAAATGGCTAAACAACGGTCAGCAGAAGCTCCCCCATTTAGAGAGAGGGTATACACCACTCTGTACAGGCTGAGATACGGTGAGTGTATGCTCCAACCAACCATTAATAGACTTAAATACTGTAAGACCTCGATTaatcgatttaaggcgacactttttaataattacgaagccaaaggtcgcatcttttggaggttaaacaattatattgaagtcctggtgtcacatatttagagggtcgcatctaattggaggtaactttacagagtcttcttgcctcgatttcaggccgcttaaaaatactgattttccagtgggctacaatcgaggctagggagtggctacatttacctctatttagaacgcgacattaaaaaattattatcaatgcagctgtcgctacttttagaggtcagaaaattgctgaagctcctgggtgtcgcatatttggagggtcgccttaaattgaggtcttacggtagtaTAAAGAAATGATCGATGTATGAGggttatcaataattattatattagtaTGGGCTAGTTATTGCATTGTAATTGTATGTACTTGTGTAGGGTGGCAGTTTCGATCAAGTGTGGAGATCTCTAAGGAAGAGCCGATTTGGGTCCTGGGGACGAATTACTATGACGACCCAGAATCTGGTACATCATTAAAATCTTTCCATGTTATTTTTCTAGTTTTCGGGATGAGAATATATAACATCATGTAATCAGAATGCTAGTGTATGGATCATCTATTcaatgtgtatataatgttaatgttagcaaaattaatatctgTCAGGATTTGGTTTAGCCTCATTCctaggccgatttttctttaacAGAACCATAAAGAAAAGTCGGGGCTGGGGTTAGATTCGTGGCTTTACACAATTTGTCATTTGGTAGAGCTCTCTGTTGGTGGTCgcactaaccacacccactcacacaggtgACAAGCATCGTGATGTTGAAGGAGCACCTCCACACGTCATGGCCTTCATGGAGCATTTCTACTCTGTACCCTGGATGACTTACAGGTATTTATTTCTAGTGTTTATAAAGAACTGTTTGAAGTGGCTTTCCCCGCGGGACCTGCCGGCTCATTTCATGTTACTGCAAGCTGATGTCATAGATGTCATGTAGACAGTAAAATCTCTCTTAGCTCTCGATTCTTGATACcgtcgtattactagaatattttgcgggaaaaaaacctttgcgaatgagccaaatcagcagaaaatttgaccctttgctattgcgttctggcaaggatcgtgtgtatttactagtaataatttaggttttgcggattttattttattaattgttgcgaattgatcaaccatcgcaaagtttgcaaacgtttgatgctcgctaGTAATTGTGAAGAAgtgtttaataataataatttctaCTGTGTACCCCGACCTACAAGGTACAGTATGTGTTTTATTATATTAGCCCTCGATTGTTTCAAGCTTTGAAACAAAAGCAAAGCTGGAAAACAAAATAAATGGCGTgtcgtatatagcgggtaattccCGGGAGTCAAAACATTCGTGATTGAGTCAGGACTGGTtctgctgattcagctaataCGAAGCTCCGCCTATGCATTTGGATCTCAACTGCTTTATTttttagcctataattatggagtccTAAAACGCTCGTTTATACATATAATATAAGCACttactttttagtgtagtagttAGTTTAAAGGTTAGTACAGACACTATCGTTCGGAGGGAACTGTGCGCTCTAGTTATTAGCTTTTACATGTAATATAAAAAGCTACATACATTCTACAAGTGTGTAACTAATGAGAacaataatacatacatacgtacTGATCTAAGACACATGCAGTTAGTTTAGAGCAACTGTACAGCTATATTATATAACTATGTTCGAAAAGTTCTAAGTAGTATCTGtgtatattgtataattattaaggtaGACTTGGTTCTTCGACTAAAAAGGGTCTTGTTAGAGCCTTGTTACCACCACCGCCGCCGATACGTCTCCCAGTGTTTGTCCTGCCCTTTGCCGCTCGTGTGGAGGGAAACTTTCTTTGTATggggggaaatatttttggcACAAAAAG comes from the Halichondria panicea chromosome 4, odHalPani1.1, whole genome shotgun sequence genome and includes:
- the LOC135334742 gene encoding N-glycosidase YbiA-like; protein product: MATASAPVPGTRKSRKKEPLGVTTGTSKTGEEVFTFFYGTDTPFSQFHPAQFEVKGQQYNCAEQYMMHQKAVVFGDDEMAAKILASTIPKEQKSFGRSVSNFNADRWTSECRDVVKEGNRAKFSQNKELLEALLATKGTTLVEASPRDTIWGIGLGAKNEKALDRKQWRGTNWLGEALTQVREELLKENGQ